A single region of the Sulfitobacter geojensis genome encodes:
- a CDS encoding mannose-1-phosphate guanylyltransferase/mannose-6-phosphate isomerase — protein MTTNDITPVILCGGSGTRLWPVSRKSFPKQFIDLIGKGSLFQQSGKRLSGNGFAEPIIVTNSDFRFIATQQLHDAGITPNSVLIEPEARNTAPALLAAALVAAQKDPAQLMLAAPSDHYITQADVFRDNVCRGVAAAKAGQIVTFGITPDKPETGYGYLELGTDTVHGAMPLKRFVEKPVLAEAQRMLDAGGYLWNAGIFMYAAQTMIDAFAAHAPEMLAHVRAAVDAAEPDLGFLRLDPNAWAKCEDISVDFAIMEKVSNLSVIAHDGDWSDMGGWNAVHMHAEKDANGVALQGAAHAVECKDTLLRSESGAVQLVGLGLENIVAVAMPDAVLVADRSRTSTLGDVVKQMRAAAVPQADNFPKDHRPWGFFETLILSDSFQVKRIVVNPGAALSLQSHEHRSEHWIVVVGTAKVTVGPDRDNLDVKMVNQNESVYIPLHAIHRMENPGDTPMELIEVQTGSYLGEDDIVRYEDVYSRGQGAKG, from the coding sequence ATGACAACCAATGACATCACTCCGGTGATCCTCTGTGGCGGATCAGGAACGCGTCTTTGGCCCGTCTCTCGCAAAAGTTTTCCAAAACAGTTCATTGATCTGATCGGTAAAGGCAGCCTGTTTCAGCAGTCCGGCAAACGCCTGTCCGGCAATGGGTTTGCAGAACCGATCATTGTCACCAACTCTGATTTCAGGTTCATCGCAACGCAGCAACTGCATGACGCGGGCATCACACCGAACTCTGTCCTGATCGAACCCGAAGCGCGCAACACCGCGCCGGCACTTTTGGCGGCTGCTTTGGTTGCCGCGCAGAAAGATCCCGCACAACTGATGCTGGCCGCACCGTCGGATCACTATATCACGCAGGCCGATGTTTTCCGCGACAACGTGTGCCGCGGTGTTGCCGCCGCCAAAGCGGGTCAAATCGTGACCTTTGGCATCACGCCCGACAAGCCTGAAACCGGCTATGGTTATCTTGAACTGGGAACAGACACCGTGCATGGCGCGATGCCATTGAAGCGGTTTGTTGAGAAACCCGTTCTGGCAGAAGCACAGCGAATGCTGGATGCGGGCGGATACCTGTGGAACGCGGGTATCTTCATGTATGCCGCGCAAACAATGATCGACGCCTTTGCGGCGCATGCGCCCGAAATGTTGGCCCATGTACGTGCCGCCGTCGATGCCGCCGAACCCGATCTGGGGTTTCTGCGCCTTGACCCCAACGCTTGGGCGAAATGCGAAGATATCTCTGTCGACTTTGCGATCATGGAAAAGGTGAGCAACCTCAGTGTCATCGCACATGACGGGGACTGGTCTGACATGGGGGGCTGGAACGCGGTGCATATGCATGCCGAAAAGGATGCGAACGGCGTTGCCCTTCAGGGTGCCGCCCATGCGGTGGAATGCAAGGATACCTTGCTGCGTTCGGAGTCCGGCGCGGTGCAACTGGTTGGTCTGGGGCTGGAAAACATTGTGGCCGTGGCCATGCCCGACGCCGTCTTGGTCGCTGATCGCAGCCGTACCTCAACGTTGGGCGATGTGGTCAAACAAATGCGCGCCGCCGCCGTGCCGCAGGCCGATAACTTTCCCAAAGATCACCGGCCATGGGGGTTTTTCGAAACGCTGATCCTGTCGGACAGCTTTCAAGTGAAACGCATCGTGGTGAACCCCGGTGCCGCACTTAGCCTGCAAAGCCATGAACATCGTTCTGAACACTGGATCGTTGTGGTGGGCACGGCCAAAGTCACTGTCGGGCCGGACCGCGATAATCTGGACGTCAAAATGGTCAACCAGAATGAATCCGTTTACATCCCGTTGCATGCCATTCACCGCATGGAAAACCCAGGCGACACCCCGATGGAACTGATCGAAGTGCAGACCGGCAGCTATCTGGGTGAAGATGACATCGTGCGCTATGAAGACGTCTATTCCCGTGGCCAGGGGGCCAAAGGGTAG
- the rfbA gene encoding glucose-1-phosphate thymidylyltransferase RfbA, translating into MTNRKGIILAGGSGTRLYPITMGISKQLLPIYDKPMIYYPISVLMLAGIREIAMITTPQDQAQFQRSLGDGSQWGISLTYIVQPSPDGLAQAYILAEDFLDGAPSAMVLGDNIFFGHGLPEILADADKQTNGGTVFGYHVADPERYGVVGFDKAGVAQTIVEKPEKPASNYAVTGLYFLDADASKLAREVVPSARGELEITTLLEMYLAQGSLRVNRMGRGYAWLDTGTHASLLDAGNFVRTLTQRQGLQTGCLEEIAHDQGWISDDELLKRAEMFEKNDYGRYLKDLLK; encoded by the coding sequence ATGACCAATCGCAAAGGCATCATTCTGGCGGGCGGGTCCGGCACGCGGCTGTACCCGATCACCATGGGGATCAGTAAACAATTGCTGCCGATCTACGACAAACCGATGATCTATTATCCGATTTCGGTGCTGATGCTTGCCGGTATCCGCGAGATCGCGATGATCACCACCCCTCAAGATCAGGCGCAGTTCCAACGCTCCCTTGGCGATGGGAGCCAATGGGGCATTTCCCTGACCTATATCGTGCAGCCGTCACCGGACGGTTTGGCGCAGGCCTATATTCTGGCGGAGGATTTTCTGGATGGTGCGCCCTCTGCTATGGTGCTGGGGGATAACATCTTTTTCGGCCACGGCTTGCCCGAGATACTGGCCGATGCGGATAAGCAGACCAACGGCGGTACGGTGTTCGGCTATCACGTGGCTGATCCCGAACGCTATGGTGTTGTCGGTTTTGACAAGGCCGGTGTGGCGCAGACCATTGTTGAGAAACCCGAAAAACCGGCGTCAAATTACGCCGTTACGGGGCTATATTTTCTGGATGCGGACGCGTCGAAACTGGCGCGGGAGGTTGTGCCCTCTGCTCGTGGGGAGCTTGAGATTACGACCCTGCTGGAGATGTATCTGGCGCAGGGGTCGCTGCGGGTGAACCGGATGGGACGTGGGTATGCCTGGCTGGACACCGGCACCCATGCGAGCCTGCTGGATGCGGGAAATTTTGTGCGCACGCTGACACAACGACAGGGGCTGCAAACCGGCTGCCTTGAGGAAATCGCCCATGATCAAGGTTGGATCAGCGATGATGAGTTGCTTAAGCGCGCCGAGATGTTCGAGAAAAACGATTACGGTCGCTACCTCAAGGATCTATTGAAATAG
- the rfbD gene encoding dTDP-4-dehydrorhamnose reductase: protein MSILVIGKTGQVAQELAKLPDVICIGRDEADLTAPEQVSHAIHAYTPSAVINAAAYTAVDRAEDEEALATLINGDAPGVMARDCAVLGIPFVHISTDYVFDGGGTQPWRPDDATGPLGAYGRSKLTGENKVRAAGGAYAILRTSWVVSAHGNNFVKTMLRLGSERDALNVVADQIGGPTAAKDIALACHSMARQLIESPDKAGTYHFAGAPACNWAEFARAIFDQAGLACAVTDIPTSAYPTPAERPLNSRMDCTLSETVFGITPPDWRTGLTEILNDLGAVK from the coding sequence ATGAGCATTCTGGTGATCGGAAAGACCGGTCAAGTGGCGCAGGAATTGGCGAAATTGCCCGACGTCATTTGCATCGGGCGGGATGAGGCGGATTTGACTGCGCCCGAACAGGTTTCGCATGCGATCCACGCCTATACGCCAAGCGCGGTGATCAACGCGGCGGCCTATACCGCGGTCGACAGGGCCGAGGATGAAGAGGCGCTGGCGACATTGATCAACGGCGATGCGCCCGGTGTGATGGCCCGCGATTGCGCGGTTCTGGGGATCCCGTTTGTGCATATCTCGACGGATTATGTATTTGACGGGGGTGGCACACAGCCGTGGCGACCGGATGATGCGACCGGACCGTTAGGTGCTTACGGGCGATCAAAGCTGACAGGTGAGAACAAGGTGCGCGCTGCTGGTGGGGCCTATGCGATTTTGCGGACTTCTTGGGTTGTCTCGGCGCATGGGAATAACTTTGTCAAAACCATGCTGCGCCTTGGGTCAGAGCGGGATGCGTTGAATGTCGTAGCGGATCAGATCGGCGGACCCACGGCAGCGAAAGACATTGCGTTGGCCTGTCACAGCATGGCGCGGCAGTTGATCGAAAGCCCCGACAAGGCAGGCACCTATCACTTCGCGGGCGCGCCGGCATGCAATTGGGCCGAGTTTGCCCGTGCGATATTCGATCAGGCGGGGCTCGCCTGCGCGGTGACCGACATTCCGACCTCTGCTTATCCCACGCCAGCCGAACGTCCGTTGAATTCACGGATGGATTGCACGTTGAGCGAAACAGTTTTCGGCATCACGCCTCCTGACTGGCGGACCGGCCTGACTGAAATATTGAACGACCTCGGAGCAGTAAAATGA
- the rfbB gene encoding dTDP-glucose 4,6-dehydratase, giving the protein MKILVTGGAGFIGSAVVRLAVSRGHEIVNLDALTYAGCLENVASVADSPLYAFEQVDIRDRAALDAVFARHSPDAVMHLAAESHVDRSIDGPGDFVETNITGTYNMLEAARSYWVGAGKPETFRFHHISTDEVFGSLGNDGLFTEETPYDPRSPYSASKAASDHLVRAWHETYGLPVVLTNCSNNYGPFHFPEKLVPVVILNALAGKDIPVYGEGLNVRDWLFVEDHADALLLVLEKGALGRSYNIGGENEARNIDLVRSICAILDRTRPKDSGYADQITYVQDRAGHDLRYAIDPSRIRDELGWRPSVTLEQGLERTVQWYLDNEDWWRALQARDGVGQRLGVKA; this is encoded by the coding sequence ATGAAAATCCTAGTGACAGGCGGCGCAGGTTTTATCGGGTCCGCCGTTGTTCGGCTTGCCGTCAGCCGCGGGCATGAGATCGTTAATCTTGATGCGCTGACCTATGCGGGATGTCTGGAAAATGTGGCAAGCGTGGCGGATAGCCCGCTTTATGCGTTTGAACAGGTGGATATTCGGGACCGAGCCGCACTGGACGCTGTCTTTGCGCGCCACAGCCCCGATGCGGTGATGCATCTTGCCGCCGAAAGCCATGTGGACCGGTCGATCGACGGGCCCGGTGATTTTGTCGAAACCAACATCACCGGCACTTACAACATGCTGGAAGCGGCGCGCAGCTATTGGGTTGGTGCGGGCAAGCCGGAAACGTTCCGCTTTCATCATATCTCGACCGACGAGGTGTTTGGATCGTTGGGGAATGATGGATTGTTCACCGAAGAGACACCTTATGATCCACGCTCGCCCTATTCCGCGTCCAAGGCCGCCAGCGACCATTTGGTGCGGGCATGGCACGAGACATATGGTTTGCCGGTGGTTCTGACGAATTGTTCAAACAACTACGGTCCGTTCCATTTCCCTGAAAAACTGGTGCCGGTGGTGATCCTGAACGCTTTGGCGGGCAAGGATATTCCCGTTTACGGCGAAGGTTTAAACGTGCGCGACTGGCTGTTTGTCGAAGATCACGCAGACGCTTTGTTGCTGGTGTTGGAAAAAGGCGCGCTGGGCCGCAGTTACAATATCGGCGGCGAAAACGAGGCGCGCAACATTGATCTGGTGCGCAGCATTTGCGCCATTCTGGATCGGACGCGTCCCAAAGACAGCGGTTATGCGGATCAGATTACCTATGTTCAGGACCGCGCGGGACATGATCTGCGTTATGCGATTGATCCTTCGCGCATCCGTGACGAGTTGGGCTGGCGGCCTTCGGTCACGTTAGAGCAGGGGTTGGAGCGCACAGTTCAATGGTATCTGGACAACGAAGACTGGTGGCGGGCCTTGCAGGCGCGTGACGGCGTGGGCCAACGTCTGGGGGTCAAGGCATGA
- the rfbC gene encoding dTDP-4-dehydrorhamnose 3,5-epimerase produces MTPTKLPGVVLVSPPRFGDARGFFSESWNSKKMSEHGIDIDFVQDNHSVSAAVNTVRGLHFQSPPHAQAKLVRCGRGALFDVAVDVRKGSATFGQWVGYELTAENGLQLLIPAGFLHGFATRAPDTEIIYKCSDYYAPECDGAVRFDDPDIGIDWGLSGDAVLSDKDEKAPFMCDFDSLFTFEGPA; encoded by the coding sequence ATAACACCTACAAAACTGCCCGGAGTGGTTTTGGTGAGCCCGCCGCGTTTTGGTGACGCGCGCGGGTTTTTCAGCGAAAGCTGGAACAGCAAAAAAATGTCGGAACACGGCATCGATATTGATTTCGTTCAGGACAACCATTCGGTTTCTGCTGCGGTTAACACAGTGCGCGGGCTGCATTTTCAATCCCCGCCGCATGCACAGGCCAAATTGGTACGCTGCGGGCGCGGTGCGTTGTTTGATGTTGCTGTGGATGTGCGCAAAGGGTCTGCAACATTCGGGCAGTGGGTCGGCTATGAGCTGACAGCGGAAAACGGGCTGCAATTATTGATCCCTGCCGGTTTTCTTCACGGTTTTGCAACACGTGCGCCTGATACAGAAATCATCTATAAATGTAGCGATTATTATGCCCCTGAATGTGACGGCGCGGTTCGGTTCGATGATCCCGATATCGGCATCGACTGGGGGTTAAGCGGCGATGCGGTATTGTCTGACAAGGACGAGAAAGCCCCGTTTATGTGTGATTTCGACAGTCTATTTACGTTCGAGGGCCCGGCATGA
- a CDS encoding DUF2793 domain-containing protein — protein MSQTSPTLSLPYIQPAQAQKHVTHNEALRILDAVTQLSVISTTLTTPPGQTAEGDRFIVADAATGVWAGQEHNVAVWVDNTWQFFTPNIGWRADIASSGEEVRFDGTDWQPAGGGGAGGDLQNVPLLGVNTTADATNKLAVSADATLLNNAGGGHQLKLNKAAATDTASLLFQTGFGGRAEMGTAGNDNFEIKVSPNGSNFKTAIRTEAATGAVQMPSGQSYFQDVFILNDSAWSVTIPWSNPSRILMWLSVNQEGRYFLFSITGTLTGVNNFGEMFANPPGTLTYQTGPLTGTTGPAGGINISIDVTGPSPKLFVENRMGTNRLFTLSTLGK, from the coding sequence ATGTCTCAGACGTCTCCGACCTTGTCGCTGCCTTACATCCAGCCGGCACAGGCGCAAAAGCATGTGACCCATAATGAGGCGCTGCGGATTTTGGATGCTGTCACGCAATTGAGCGTGATCAGTACAACGCTCACCACACCCCCGGGCCAGACCGCCGAAGGGGATCGTTTTATTGTAGCGGATGCGGCGACTGGCGTGTGGGCCGGGCAAGAGCATAATGTCGCTGTCTGGGTCGATAACACCTGGCAGTTTTTTACGCCCAACATTGGCTGGCGGGCAGATATTGCCAGCAGTGGCGAAGAGGTGCGGTTTGATGGCACCGACTGGCAACCGGCGGGTGGCGGCGGCGCAGGTGGTGATTTGCAGAATGTTCCCCTGCTGGGCGTCAACACAACGGCGGATGCAACAAACAAGCTGGCAGTTTCAGCGGATGCAACGTTGTTGAACAATGCCGGCGGGGGGCACCAGTTGAAGCTGAACAAGGCCGCGGCCACCGATACGGCGAGCCTGTTGTTTCAAACCGGATTTGGTGGCCGCGCGGAGATGGGCACCGCCGGCAATGACAACTTTGAAATCAAAGTCAGCCCGAACGGAAGCAACTTCAAAACGGCCATTCGTACCGAAGCGGCGACCGGCGCTGTCCAGATGCCCAGTGGCCAGTCCTATTTTCAGGATGTGTTTATTCTGAACGACAGCGCATGGTCGGTGACCATTCCGTGGTCCAATCCGTCCCGTATCCTTATGTGGTTGAGCGTCAATCAGGAGGGCCGGTATTTTCTGTTTTCGATCACGGGCACGCTGACTGGCGTGAATAACTTTGGCGAAATGTTCGCCAATCCGCCGGGGACCTTGACCTATCAGACCGGTCCGCTCACCGGCACGACCGGCCCTGCGGGAGGGATTAACATTTCAATAGATGTAACCGGTCCGTCACCCAAATTGTTTGTTGAAAACCGTATGGGCACCAATCGTTTGTTTACACTGTCCACGCTGGGGAAATGA
- a CDS encoding calcium-binding protein, with product MTSLIERGDRSIVRAVFTNHGALPTSEEFGLVGLNDITVVDGAGGPMLFAATRGDGWLSAYDLGGGAGNTVLDQQWRIAPHLLQLETTDLVLHDLGGTQQLYMAGLNNSALTGVRLDSDGAGTAIDGGVTYSAAGRNLSGLSEMELIGDGNTGLGALRNGGLVNLSFGTGSTLNVSNINQGSAMQGERATGITSATHDGQTYAFVTYQGEDTVSMFRQGTNGTMTHINDVDASDGFWVDRPGALTVTSSSDGKLYVVVAGSGSDSLSTFSVTPQGMVPVDHLIDSLGTRFADASHVTSVTVDGQNFVLAAGSDSGVSMFTVLPGGRLQHIDAMPAEAATPLRGITSIDAMSTPDGLRFWVSTEAAPYLAEFSVALPNLGINLGASATGSTLNGSVGDDVLSGGAGNDRLNGNFGNDILLDGAGADTLRGDGGLDTFVLTEDGARDVIQDFQMGYDRIDMTDFSQTGAFGEMTIVSQSWGAEFRLGADVLEVRSADGSRFYAQDFDTTNLITGGRIQTDPALYPGGTGPARPDSNPGSSANPTGIDPETLAPAWQNEPTYALNRGGNDNGGTNAHDQITTGGGNDRVFGGLGNDTLHSGSGRDAVNGEGGNDLIHGGDDGDFLLGAAGFDTIDGGNGNDTISGDTFADSLSGGAGNDVMLGGDGFDQIRGGSGHDRVWAGSSPDRVWGGEGNDWISAGSNYGYSVDGVFGEGGNDTLFGNAGFDLLNGGDGDDVLDGGHQSDNLYGEDGYDILLGGLGFDRLFGGRGDDRIFGGDAGDGVFGQEGNDTMWGGEGGDRFLAAKAMIS from the coding sequence ATGACCAGTCTCATCGAAAGAGGAGACAGATCTATTGTCAGAGCGGTATTCACCAATCACGGGGCGCTGCCCACGTCCGAGGAATTCGGCCTTGTCGGGCTGAACGATATCACGGTCGTGGACGGCGCGGGCGGGCCAATGTTGTTCGCTGCAACCCGTGGGGATGGGTGGCTGTCGGCCTATGATCTGGGTGGCGGCGCGGGCAACACTGTGCTGGATCAACAATGGCGCATTGCCCCCCATCTTTTGCAACTGGAAACCACCGATCTGGTGTTGCACGATCTGGGCGGCACACAGCAACTGTACATGGCTGGCCTGAACAACAGCGCTCTGACCGGCGTTCGACTGGACAGTGACGGTGCCGGCACTGCCATTGATGGCGGGGTTACTTATTCGGCTGCCGGTCGCAACCTCAGCGGGCTTTCGGAAATGGAGTTGATTGGCGATGGCAATACCGGCCTTGGTGCGCTGCGTAATGGCGGGCTGGTCAATCTCTCGTTTGGCACAGGCAGCACCCTGAACGTGTCCAACATCAACCAAGGCAGCGCCATGCAGGGCGAACGCGCGACCGGCATCACCAGCGCCACACATGACGGTCAAACCTATGCCTTCGTCACCTATCAGGGCGAAGACACCGTGAGCATGTTTCGCCAAGGCACGAATGGCACGATGACCCATATTAACGATGTCGATGCCAGTGACGGGTTTTGGGTTGATCGCCCTGGCGCATTGACCGTGACATCTTCCAGCGACGGTAAACTCTATGTCGTGGTTGCAGGGTCGGGCAGTGATTCACTTTCCACATTTTCTGTCACTCCCCAAGGCATGGTGCCCGTGGATCACCTGATCGACAGTCTGGGTACCCGTTTCGCCGATGCCAGCCACGTGACCAGCGTCACGGTTGACGGTCAGAACTTTGTCCTCGCGGCAGGGTCCGATAGCGGGGTCAGCATGTTCACGGTTTTGCCTGGTGGCCGGCTCCAGCATATCGACGCCATGCCAGCGGAAGCAGCTACGCCCCTGCGTGGCATCACCTCGATCGACGCTATGTCAACGCCCGATGGCTTGCGGTTCTGGGTCTCTACCGAAGCCGCGCCCTATCTGGCAGAATTTTCAGTTGCTCTGCCCAACCTCGGCATCAATTTGGGGGCCAGCGCGACCGGCAGCACGCTGAACGGCAGTGTTGGTGATGATGTGCTGTCCGGCGGCGCAGGCAATGACCGGTTGAACGGCAACTTTGGCAACGACATTTTGCTCGACGGGGCCGGTGCCGATACGCTGCGCGGTGACGGCGGGCTTGATACCTTTGTACTGACCGAAGACGGCGCACGAGACGTTATTCAGGACTTTCAGATGGGGTACGACCGCATTGACATGACCGACTTTAGCCAAACCGGTGCCTTTGGCGAAATGACCATCGTGTCGCAAAGTTGGGGTGCCGAGTTTCGGCTGGGCGCAGATGTGTTAGAGGTCCGCTCAGCTGACGGATCACGGTTTTATGCGCAGGATTTTGACACGACGAACCTTATCACCGGCGGCCGCATTCAAACCGACCCCGCGCTATATCCCGGCGGTACGGGTCCGGCGCGCCCTGATTCAAACCCTGGATCCAGCGCAAATCCGACAGGAATTGATCCTGAAACACTTGCCCCCGCGTGGCAAAACGAACCCACCTATGCCCTGAACCGCGGCGGAAACGACAATGGCGGCACAAATGCCCACGACCAAATCACAACCGGTGGCGGCAATGACCGCGTCTTCGGTGGCTTGGGGAACGATACGCTTCATTCGGGTTCAGGCCGCGATGCAGTGAATGGCGAAGGCGGGAACGATCTGATTCACGGCGGCGACGATGGCGACTTTTTACTTGGTGCGGCGGGGTTTGACACGATCGACGGGGGCAACGGGAACGACACAATCTCCGGCGATACCTTTGCTGACTCCCTCTCGGGCGGTGCTGGCAATGATGTGATGCTGGGCGGCGACGGTTTTGACCAAATCAGGGGTGGATCCGGACACGACCGCGTCTGGGCAGGCTCCTCCCCCGATCGCGTCTGGGGCGGTGAAGGCAACGACTGGATCAGCGCCGGCAGCAACTATGGCTATAGTGTCGATGGCGTCTTTGGTGAAGGCGGCAACGACACCTTGTTCGGCAACGCCGGTTTCGACCTGTTGAACGGCGGTGACGGCGATGACGTGCTGGACGGTGGCCACCAGTCGGACAATCTTTATGGCGAGGATGGCTACGATATCTTGCTCGGTGGTCTCGGGTTCGACCGGCTGTTTGGCGGACGCGGTGATGACCGGATTTTCGGCGGTGACGCGGGCGACGGAGTGTTTGGCCAGGAAGGCAACGACACAATGTGGGGGGGCGAGGGCGGCGACCGTTTTTTGGCGGCCAAGGCGATGATATCATAG
- a CDS encoding calcium-binding protein → MGGRGRRPFFGGQGDDIIDGGTENDTIYGDAGFDTIIGGEGNDMMFGSFNADEFLFGNNHGNDTIGDFDALNDNEVIDLSGLDSLNRFTDVLNAANQSGQDVVINTGGNSSIKLTHVNLTDLDENDFVF, encoded by the coding sequence GTGGGGGGGCGAGGGCGGCGACCGTTTTTTGGCGGCCAAGGCGATGATATCATAGACGGCGGCACCGAAAACGACACGATTTACGGCGACGCAGGATTTGACACGATCATCGGCGGCGAAGGCAATGACATGATGTTCGGCAGCTTTAATGCGGATGAGTTCTTGTTCGGGAACAACCATGGCAACGATACGATTGGCGATTTCGATGCGCTGAACGATAACGAGGTCATCGACCTGTCGGGACTGGACAGCCTAAATCGGTTCACGGATGTGCTCAACGCGGCCAATCAGTCGGGTCAGGACGTCGTGATCAACACCGGTGGAAACAGCTCGATCAAACTGACCCACGTTAACCTAACCGATTTGGATGAAAATGATTTTGTGTTCTAA
- a CDS encoding glycosyltransferase, protein MNARHILVANVFFAPFSYGGATVVAEQVASALVKKGGYRVTAVSLCARNDLAPYVVIKSQKGSIVNYLINVPEHRSYADIYNNPEVTARLAELISALEPDLIHAHCIQDIGTGIITAAEASHVPVILSVHDFWWLCERQFMIKLDEKYCGQNPVRIENCKGCVDNFWAAKMRFNHLKSMSEKVALVTYPSQFAKDLSEASGFAEGRGVVWENGIKPPDRDFFDKQAARRTRDTRITFGYVGGPAQIKGWPQIEQAFTDLKTDDFRGLVVEGSRDNSWWQEKHLRKLSGAWEIYPRFEQHNMDDFYAEIDVLLFMSQWKETFGLAIREALARGITVIQTDSGGTVEHGAVRSENLIPIAAPPNRLRDAVSQVLQKDRRNRPVYPVVCFDDQAQAFAALVDQVLHDTERAA, encoded by the coding sequence ATGAATGCGCGCCATATTCTGGTAGCGAATGTGTTTTTCGCGCCTTTCAGCTATGGAGGTGCTACAGTTGTTGCCGAACAGGTTGCATCTGCGCTGGTAAAGAAGGGTGGATATCGTGTGACGGCCGTGTCCCTTTGTGCGCGCAACGATCTTGCCCCTTATGTTGTGATCAAAAGCCAAAAAGGGAGCATTGTTAATTATTTAATCAATGTTCCAGAACATCGATCATATGCCGATATATATAACAACCCTGAGGTCACCGCGCGACTGGCCGAGTTGATCAGCGCGCTGGAGCCCGATTTGATCCATGCGCATTGCATTCAGGATATCGGCACAGGCATCATAACCGCGGCGGAGGCATCGCATGTGCCGGTAATCCTGAGCGTGCATGATTTCTGGTGGCTGTGCGAGCGGCAGTTCATGATCAAACTGGATGAAAAGTACTGCGGTCAAAACCCCGTTCGAATCGAAAACTGCAAAGGTTGCGTGGATAATTTCTGGGCCGCGAAGATGCGGTTCAATCATCTGAAAAGCATGAGTGAAAAGGTAGCGCTGGTCACCTATCCGTCGCAGTTCGCAAAGGATTTGAGCGAGGCGTCTGGCTTTGCCGAAGGGCGCGGTGTTGTTTGGGAAAACGGGATAAAACCGCCGGATCGGGACTTTTTCGATAAACAGGCAGCGCGCCGTACACGGGACACTAGAATTACGTTTGGTTATGTTGGCGGGCCCGCGCAGATCAAGGGCTGGCCGCAAATCGAACAAGCCTTTACCGACCTGAAGACGGATGATTTCAGGGGTCTTGTCGTTGAAGGCAGCCGCGACAATTCCTGGTGGCAGGAAAAACACTTGCGCAAGCTTTCGGGCGCTTGGGAGATTTACCCCCGCTTTGAACAGCACAACATGGATGACTTTTACGCCGAGATTGATGTGCTGCTGTTCATGTCACAGTGGAAGGAGACCTTTGGCCTTGCCATCCGCGAAGCATTGGCGCGCGGCATCACAGTGATCCAGACCGATAGCGGTGGCACGGTTGAACACGGTGCTGTGCGGTCGGAAAACCTGATCCCGATCGCAGCCCCGCCTAACCGTCTGCGTGATGCGGTTTCGCAGGTTTTGCAAAAGGACAGGCGAAACAGACCGGTCTATCCGGTCGTTTGCTTTGACGATCAGGCGCAGGCATTTGCGGCGCTGGTGGATCAAGTTCTGCATGACACTGAACGCGCCGCGTGA